A region of Myxococcales bacterium DNA encodes the following proteins:
- a CDS encoding 16S rRNA (uracil(1498)-N(3))-methyltransferase produces the protein MRSTFLPLRHLRPLAVGETVTLGPELAEGLAARQVNPKEAFTLSDAEGRFFRASLLELDARSARALVYEPMVASPESPIALTVMVAVLARQRMLFVAQKTAELGAARLVPVFTEHSVGPGKALEKEKPWAWQGQGLKGSRQCRRASVMEVASPISFQAALASRDWRDAEGRFALDDAGAAPCDAIARVPRGATRVALFVGPEGGFSAAEREALGAHAVRFGGRVVRAETAVLMGVTLLQHRLGDLG, from the coding sequence ATGCGCTCCACGTTCCTCCCTCTGCGCCACCTCCGCCCGCTCGCCGTGGGCGAGACCGTCACGCTCGGGCCGGAGCTCGCCGAGGGGCTCGCGGCTCGCCAGGTGAACCCCAAAGAGGCGTTCACCCTCAGCGACGCCGAGGGGCGCTTCTTCCGCGCGAGCCTGCTCGAGCTCGACGCTCGCTCCGCACGCGCGCTGGTGTACGAGCCCATGGTCGCCTCACCCGAGTCCCCGATCGCGCTCACCGTGATGGTGGCCGTGCTGGCGCGGCAGCGCATGCTCTTCGTCGCCCAGAAGACGGCGGAGCTGGGCGCCGCCCGCCTCGTGCCCGTGTTCACCGAGCACAGCGTCGGGCCCGGCAAGGCGCTCGAGAAGGAGAAGCCGTGGGCGTGGCAGGGCCAGGGGCTCAAGGGGTCGCGCCAGTGCAGGCGCGCGAGCGTGATGGAGGTGGCCTCCCCCATCTCGTTTCAGGCGGCGCTTGCGAGCCGAGATTGGCGCGACGCCGAGGGGCGCTTCGCGCTCGACGACGCTGGCGCGGCCCCCTGCGACGCGATCGCGCGGGTCCCCCGTGGAGCGACCCGCGTCGCCCTCTTCGTGGGCCCCGAAGGGGGGTTCTCCGCGGCCGAGCGGGAGGCGCTCGGAGCGCACGCGGTGCGCTTCGGCGGTCGCGTCGTTCGCGCGGAGACCGCGGTGCTCATGGGCGTGACCCTGCTTCAGCACCGCCTTGGGGACCTGGGGTAG
- the cyoE gene encoding protoheme IX farnesyltransferase translates to MTGTPGLTLSPPHASWLSRGARTGALLVALTKPRVTALVVFTFAFGAAMAPGRASLWTLALSALGTLLVVAAANTLNMWWERDTDAKMTRTQGRPLATGALSPRVALAWGLGLFAASMPLLGAANARVAAVGALAFAIYVFAYTPLKRRTWHSLSLGALAGAAPPLMGWAAVTGSLDAGALALFAVLFVWQLPHSTAISLFRAEEYAAAGLRVCSVELGARAAVRATVGTSIALVALTAAPYALGLGGAKYALAAAVLGAGLLGVEARRAATDAVWGRRVFAASIAYQVLLFGALWLDRP, encoded by the coding sequence ATGACGGGCACCCCTGGGCTGACTCTGTCGCCACCCCACGCCTCGTGGCTCTCGAGGGGCGCGAGGACGGGAGCGCTCCTCGTCGCGCTGACGAAGCCACGCGTCACGGCGCTCGTGGTGTTCACGTTCGCGTTCGGCGCCGCGATGGCGCCCGGCCGGGCCTCCCTTTGGACCCTCGCGCTGTCGGCGCTGGGGACGCTGCTCGTGGTCGCCGCCGCCAACACGCTCAACATGTGGTGGGAGCGCGACACGGACGCGAAGATGACGCGCACCCAGGGGCGACCGCTCGCCACGGGGGCGCTCTCGCCGCGCGTGGCGCTCGCGTGGGGGCTTGGGCTCTTCGCCGCGTCGATGCCGCTGCTCGGGGCCGCGAACGCACGCGTCGCGGCGGTCGGCGCGCTCGCTTTCGCGATCTACGTGTTCGCGTACACCCCGCTGAAGCGGCGCACTTGGCACTCGCTCTCGCTCGGCGCGCTCGCGGGCGCAGCGCCTCCGCTCATGGGCTGGGCCGCCGTCACGGGCTCGCTCGACGCGGGCGCGCTCGCGCTCTTCGCGGTGCTCTTCGTGTGGCAGCTCCCCCACTCGACGGCGATCTCGCTCTTTCGTGCGGAGGAGTACGCGGCGGCTGGGCTGCGAGTGTGCTCGGTCGAGCTGGGCGCGCGCGCGGCGGTTCGTGCGACGGTGGGCACGTCGATCGCGCTCGTGGCCCTCACCGCCGCGCCGTACGCGCTCGGGCTCGGCGGCGCGAAGTACGCGCTGGCGGCCGCGGTGCTTGGCGCAGGTCTGCTCGGCGTCGAGGCGCGGCGCGCGGCGACCGACGCGGTCTGGGGCCGAAGGGTGTTCGCCGCCTCGATCGCCTACCAGGTGTTGCTCTTCGGAGCGCTCTGGCTCGACCGGCCATGA